One Ferrovum sp. PN-J185 genomic region harbors:
- a CDS encoding c-type cytochrome, whose amino-acid sequence MSNTNSSFLNVVKGILLTAAGVVVVLFLQHFVFSLKPQPHISNTEIEKRIKPLASVVITPLPKQATAASEPANSSQNKTVDTASTSSVTKESVASNDNTLVGKKTFDAICTGCHSSGALGAPKFGNKKDWAPRIAQGIDILYHSAINGKNSMPAKGGNPSLTDAEVKAAVDYMVAAAK is encoded by the coding sequence ATGTCTAATACAAACTCTTCTTTTCTAAATGTAGTTAAAGGTATTTTGTTAACAGCAGCAGGCGTTGTAGTGGTTTTATTCCTACAACATTTTGTGTTTAGTTTAAAGCCACAACCGCATATCTCAAATACAGAAATAGAAAAAAGAATTAAACCATTAGCGAGTGTCGTCATAACTCCTCTCCCCAAGCAAGCTACCGCCGCCAGTGAACCAGCAAATAGTTCGCAAAATAAAACTGTTGATACTGCTTCTACATCATCAGTAACTAAAGAGTCTGTAGCTAGTAACGATAATACTTTAGTTGGTAAAAAAACATTTGATGCTATTTGTACTGGTTGCCATAGTTCTGGAGCGTTAGGTGCTCCTAAGTTTGGTAATAAAAAAGACTGGGCACCAAGAATAGCTCAAGGCATAGATATCTTATATCACAGTGCTATTAACGGTAAAAATAGTATGCCTGCTAAAGGCGGTAATCCTTCTTTAACAGACGCTGAGGTTAAAGCTGCTGTTGATTATATGGTGGCTGCAGCTAAATAG
- a CDS encoding symmetrical bis(5'-nucleosyl)-tetraphosphatase, which yields MSIYVIGDVQGCFTPLQQLLDKINFCANQDQLWFVGDLVNRGPQSLEVLRFIKDLGDSAISILGNHDLHLLCVARGYQKAHGSDTLEPILAAPDKEELLNWLRLRPMIHHDQGVTMVHAGLLPQWTITEALSLGREVESVLRSETYHDFLIHMYGNKPASWSDKLSGMERLRVITNAMTRLRLIDKEGKMDFSFKGKIQEKPKNLYAWYEFPKRKSSRDTIVFGHWSALGLHIESTILALDTGCLWGGCLTALRLEDRKLFQVNCQAEASLKHFMK from the coding sequence ATGAGTATTTACGTTATTGGTGATGTACAAGGATGTTTTACACCTTTACAACAATTATTAGATAAGATTAACTTTTGTGCTAATCAAGATCAATTATGGTTTGTAGGGGATCTAGTTAATCGTGGTCCACAATCATTAGAAGTATTACGCTTTATAAAAGATCTTGGTGATAGTGCAATTTCTATTTTAGGGAACCACGATCTACATTTGTTGTGTGTAGCTCGAGGTTATCAAAAAGCCCATGGTAGCGACACGCTGGAACCCATATTAGCCGCTCCTGATAAAGAAGAGTTATTGAATTGGTTAAGATTACGACCAATGATTCATCATGATCAGGGTGTAACTATGGTTCACGCAGGTCTTCTTCCTCAATGGACAATTACAGAGGCCCTTTCTTTGGGGCGAGAAGTGGAAAGCGTATTAAGAAGCGAAACATATCATGATTTTTTAATTCATATGTATGGTAATAAACCAGCCTCTTGGAGTGATAAATTAAGTGGTATGGAGCGTTTACGAGTGATAACCAACGCCATGACACGATTAAGGTTAATAGATAAAGAAGGAAAGATGGATTTTTCTTTTAAGGGGAAAATTCAAGAAAAGCCTAAGAATCTATATGCTTGGTACGAGTTTCCAAAAAGAAAATCCAGTCGAGATACGATTGTATTTGGGCACTGGTCAGCCTTAGGGCTTCATATAGAATCAACTATTCTTGCTTTAGATACAGGATGTTTATGGGGAGGATGTTTAACCGCTTTACGCTTGGAGGATAGAAAGTTATTTCAAGTTAACTGCCAGGCTGAAGCGTCACTGAAGCACTTCATGAAGTAG
- a CDS encoding lysophospholipid acyltransferase family protein, whose amino-acid sequence MIRITSTIKLVFVSFHVVLGVITCTLVFPVSSKKVRYGLIRKWAQILLFYLRIRVERIGELPNFRNQTYILTSNHISWVDIFVIHSLHPVRFVSKSEVRSWPIFGWLANKSGTLFLERQNRKATHMIGNDMVVALREGDSLGLFPESTTSDGLQILPFKSSMLQPAVSEKTPFVPIALRYYLANGKLNPHIPFVGDMNFVSSLFGVLKSPRTTVRVAIGNIITPVDVHRRELAQILEKDTHTLLHEVLQ is encoded by the coding sequence GTGATCCGTATAACGTCTACTATTAAGCTTGTTTTTGTCTCTTTTCATGTTGTACTTGGTGTCATAACTTGTACACTGGTTTTTCCTGTTTCATCAAAAAAAGTACGTTACGGCTTAATTAGAAAATGGGCACAGATTCTATTGTTTTATCTTAGAATCCGGGTTGAGAGGATAGGGGAGCTACCTAATTTTAGAAATCAAACCTATATCCTGACTTCAAACCATATTTCTTGGGTCGATATTTTTGTTATTCATTCTCTACATCCAGTTCGCTTTGTATCCAAGTCAGAAGTGAGAAGTTGGCCTATTTTTGGTTGGTTAGCCAATAAGTCTGGAACGCTTTTTTTAGAAAGACAAAACAGAAAAGCCACACATATGATTGGTAATGATATGGTTGTCGCACTCAGAGAAGGGGACTCATTAGGCTTGTTTCCAGAGAGTACTACTTCTGATGGGCTACAAATCCTGCCCTTTAAGAGCTCTATGTTACAACCCGCTGTCAGTGAAAAAACCCCTTTTGTACCTATTGCGCTGCGCTACTATCTTGCCAATGGCAAGCTTAATCCTCATATTCCCTTTGTTGGCGATATGAATTTTGTCTCATCTCTATTTGGAGTATTAAAAAGCCCGCGAACCACTGTACGAGTTGCCATTGGGAACATCATCACTCCTGTCGATGTTCATCGACGAGAACTAGCTCAAATACTTGAAAAAGATACCCACACACTACTTCATGAAGTGCTTCAGTGA
- a CDS encoding carbohydrate kinase family protein, whose amino-acid sequence MKTLICGSMAYDTIMVFEDRFQHHILPEKIHSLSVAFLVPTMRREFGGTAGNIAYNLNLLGGNPAIMATVGHDFTEYQKRLDSLRISTQYIQQVNDNFTAQAFITTDLDDNQITAFHPGAMNFSHINQVEQADNVSFGVVSPDGKLGMIQHANSFYQQKIPFLFDPGQGLPMFNGEELLNFIEQANYFAVNDYEAQLLVDKTGLSIEELAKKVDAAVVTRGAEGSTIYTDNELIHIPAVRADNIVDPTGCGDAYRAGLIYGITHQWSWAKTGRLAALMGSIKIAHRGGQNHSLTTSEIASLFNQYFNLDFYT is encoded by the coding sequence ATGAAAACCTTAATTTGTGGTTCTATGGCTTATGACACCATCATGGTGTTTGAAGATCGTTTCCAGCATCATATTTTGCCAGAAAAAATTCATTCTTTAAGTGTGGCTTTTTTAGTCCCTACCATGCGTAGAGAGTTCGGTGGTACTGCTGGCAATATCGCTTATAACCTTAATTTATTGGGTGGTAATCCAGCCATTATGGCAACCGTTGGTCACGATTTCACTGAATATCAGAAACGTTTAGACTCTTTACGTATTTCCACTCAATATATTCAACAAGTTAACGATAATTTTACTGCCCAAGCGTTTATAACCACTGACTTAGATGACAACCAAATCACGGCTTTTCATCCGGGAGCAATGAATTTCTCTCATATTAATCAGGTAGAACAGGCTGATAACGTCAGTTTTGGTGTGGTTTCTCCAGACGGTAAGCTTGGCATGATTCAACACGCTAACTCTTTTTATCAACAGAAGATCCCTTTTCTCTTCGATCCGGGACAAGGTTTACCTATGTTCAATGGCGAAGAACTACTCAACTTCATTGAGCAAGCGAACTATTTTGCTGTCAATGATTATGAGGCCCAACTTCTAGTTGATAAAACCGGGCTATCAATTGAAGAACTAGCAAAAAAAGTAGATGCTGCTGTGGTGACTAGAGGTGCTGAAGGATCTACTATCTATACAGACAATGAGTTAATTCATATTCCAGCAGTAAGGGCTGATAACATTGTGGACCCAACAGGCTGTGGTGATGCTTATCGAGCTGGGCTTATTTACGGCATTACACATCAATGGTCTTGGGCAAAAACAGGACGCCTGGCGGCACTCATGGGCTCAATAAAAATAGCTCATCGTGGTGGACAAAATCATAGCCTTACTACTAGTGAGATTGCCTCTCTATTCAATCAATATTTTAATTTGGATTTTTATACGTGA
- the gcvH gene encoding glycine cleavage system protein GcvH: MTQPTLRRYSETHQWISPIDNDVFYVGITDFAQQQLGDVMFMDLPKVGTQVKQNESCATVESVKSASDVYAPVSGTIIEINNQLADKLESINQDPYGSWLFKIQCSNMADFEQLLTEEAYQKLIG; the protein is encoded by the coding sequence ATGACACAACCAACTCTACGTCGTTACAGCGAAACACATCAATGGATTAGCCCCATTGATAATGATGTCTTTTATGTGGGTATTACTGATTTTGCTCAACAGCAATTGGGCGATGTTATGTTTATGGATCTTCCCAAAGTAGGAACTCAAGTTAAACAAAATGAAAGCTGCGCCACTGTTGAGTCGGTCAAATCTGCATCGGATGTCTATGCACCTGTTTCTGGCACCATAATTGAGATCAATAACCAACTTGCTGATAAACTAGAAAGTATCAACCAAGACCCTTATGGTAGCTGGCTGTTTAAAATCCAATGTAGCAATATGGCTGATTTTGAGCAACTACTTACTGAAGAAGCTTACCAAAAGCTTATTGGTTAA
- the prmA gene encoding 50S ribosomal protein L11 methyltransferase, with protein MAWHQLTFAVTHDIADEFSDALLAHGALTVSIENFEVPGQPEFEVFGEPGHETDQLWPWCTLNVLLDLDHNAEALMATVVDTLGLSEIPVYQVDIIHDQDWVRLTQSQFEPIKINNQVWIVPTWHTPPNIDAINIRIDPGQAFGTGGHPTTQLCLTTLLSELNGASDILDYGCGSGILAIAAAMMGAKSVTGIDIDEAAVNAARRNAELNNVSAHFFNSQDWKGNNLYDGVVANILAAPLKVLAPLLCSYVKPGGWLILSGLLAKQTEEMISIYNPWITLSQVGQQEEWVCLMGRKK; from the coding sequence ATGGCCTGGCATCAACTTACCTTTGCTGTTACTCATGATATTGCTGATGAATTTTCAGATGCATTATTGGCACATGGTGCATTAACTGTCTCAATTGAAAACTTTGAAGTGCCAGGCCAACCAGAGTTTGAAGTCTTTGGTGAGCCTGGACATGAAACTGATCAATTGTGGCCATGGTGTACTCTTAATGTTTTACTTGATCTTGATCACAACGCGGAAGCGTTGATGGCAACCGTTGTTGATACACTTGGCTTATCTGAAATACCGGTTTATCAGGTAGATATCATTCACGATCAAGATTGGGTGAGACTCACCCAAAGCCAATTCGAACCCATCAAAATCAATAACCAAGTGTGGATTGTACCTACCTGGCATACCCCACCAAATATAGATGCAATTAATATCCGCATTGATCCTGGACAGGCTTTTGGTACAGGAGGACATCCTACCACCCAGCTCTGCTTAACAACTCTATTAAGCGAACTTAATGGTGCATCAGATATTCTAGATTATGGTTGCGGCTCAGGTATTCTTGCCATTGCTGCAGCCATGATGGGCGCCAAATCGGTAACAGGCATTGATATTGATGAAGCGGCTGTGAATGCGGCAAGACGTAATGCAGAACTTAACAATGTAAGCGCTCACTTCTTTAATAGTCAAGATTGGAAAGGTAATAATTTATATGATGGCGTTGTAGCCAATATTCTGGCAGCGCCTCTTAAAGTCCTTGCTCCCTTACTGTGCTCTTATGTCAAACCAGGTGGGTGGCTTATCTTATCGGGACTGCTTGCCAAACAAACGGAAGAAATGATCAGCATTTATAACCCATGGATTACCCTGTCACAAGTTGGTCAACAAGAGGAATGGGTTTGTTTGATGGGTAGAAAAAAATAA